From Nicotiana tabacum cultivar K326 chromosome 15, ASM71507v2, whole genome shotgun sequence, the proteins below share one genomic window:
- the LOC107830574 gene encoding uncharacterized protein LOC107830574 isoform X2: MGFSFNQDYPNTSKRFKFLASTLKDAFSNCHSFRKSSHSTPEEDDPICDYDNEDEVFISAVISKYMELKCRRKTNNSTDKFTWAFSPTTGDLFISARLRQKEEDNEDQEKEEREDFYSVASRLSPCSSSTSFEAFVTAKTIFSRSSSVDRIDFQDLWRHSVIQEFSHCEGWPFGLYQKALLLPPLPKSPSDSWSWRKSAGI; this comes from the exons ATGGGATTCTCTTTTAATCAAGACTATCCAAATACTTCCAAGAGATTCAAATTCCTTGCCTCAACCCTCAAGGATGCATTTTCCAACTGTCATTCCTTTCGGAAAAGTTCACATTCAACTCCAGAAGAGGATGATCCGATTTGCGACTATGATAATGAAGATGAA GTATTTATATCAGCAGTGATAAGTAAATACATGGAGTTGAAATGCAGAAGAAAGACAAACAACTCAACTGATAAGTTTACCTGGGCTTTCTCTCCAACAACAGGAGATTTATTCATATCTGCAAGATTAAGACAAAAGGAGGAGGACAATGAAGatcaagaaaaggaagaaagggaAGATTTTTACTCTGTTGCTAGTCGTCTTTCTCCCTGCTCAAGTTCTACAAGTTTTGAGGCATTTGTCACAGCTAAAACAATCTTTTCTCGTTCTTCAAGCGTAGACAGGATTGACTTCCAAGATCTCTGGAGGCATTCTGTTATTCAGGAATTCTCTCACTGTGAAGGATGGCCATTTGGCCTATACCAAAAAGCCTTGTTGCTTCCACCTTTGCCAAAATCACCATCTGATTCTTGGTCATGGCGTAAGAGTGCTGGAATATAA
- the LOC142169751 gene encoding putative mitochondrial protein AtMg01250 — MKNGDLLCNYDICPKISEEEKKFLQRSFDEQEVLGCLKMCAVDKAPGPDGYTMFSIIINGSPEGFSPTHRGLRQGDPLSPFLFIIVMECLNNMVKKTKSNGWIKGFEVARSKNNSLEITHLQYADDTLIFCDAEKEQLRFLRVILVLFEGISGLHVNWKKSHLYPINEVPDMEQLALILGGEVETLPTVYLGMPLGAKSKSKEIWNNVIKKGEKKLSR, encoded by the exons ATGAAGAATGGAGACCTGCTGTGCAACTATGATATATGTCCTAAAATatctgaagaagaaaagaagttctTGCAAAGAAGCTTTGATGAACAAGAGGTGTTGGGGTGTTTGAAGATGTGTGCAGTGGACAAGGCTCCTGGACCTGATGGTTACACAATG TTTTCAATCATCATAAATGGATCTCCTGAGGGTTTTTCCCCTACCCATAGAGGTTTAAGGCAGGGTGATCCTTTATCTCCCTTTCTCTTCATAATAGTCATGGAATGTCTGAATAACATGgttaaaaaaacaaaaagcaaTGGGTGGATCAAAGGTTTTGAGGTAGCTAGAAGTAAAAACAATAGTCTGGAAATCACACATCTTCAATATGCTGATGACACATTAATTTTCTGCGACGCAGAAAAGGAGCAGCTGAGGTTTCTAAGAGTTATTCTAGTACTGTTTGAAGGGATTTCAGGACTTCATGTTAATTGGAAAAAGAGTCATCTTTACCCAATAAATGAAGTACCTGATATGGAACAATTGGCACTAATCTTGGGAGGTGAAGTAGAAACTCTACCTACTGTCTATCTTGGTATGCCTTTGGGTGCCAAATCTAAATCCAAAGAGATATGGAACAATGTTATTAAAAAGGGTGAGAAGAAGCTGTCCAGATGA
- the LOC107830565 gene encoding uncharacterized protein LOC107830565, with product MIACLESSGSRGGIMMLRDCRIWKAEVVQIGAYTLACKFEALLQNFECHITGVYTPNCNIERRKDWWEIGAVRGLVEGPWVVCSNFNITRFPSEKRNCLRRSRAMMKFSDFIDDMNLIDLPLEGGVYTWFKGHNQIISSRVDRILISEEWDDTFRNIKQSLLQRLISDHVPVSLQCGSWEHTKSYFKCDNWWLNT from the coding sequence ATGATTGCTTGTCTGGAGTCTAGTGGTTCTAGAGGGGGCATTATGATGTTAAGGGATTGTAGAATCTGGAAAGCGGAAGTCGTTCAAATTGGAGCCTATACACTCGCATGCAAATTTGAGGCACTATTGCAGAACTTTGAATGTCACATAACAGGGGTGTATACCCCAAACTGTAATATTGAGAGGAGGAAAGATTGGTGGGAGATAGGAGCTGTGAGGGGTTTGGTGGAGGGCCCATGGGTTGTTTGTAGTAATTTTAACATTACCAGATTTCCTTCCGAGAAAAGGAACTGCCTTAGGAGATCCAGAGCTATgatgaaattttcagattttatagATGATATGAATCTGATCGATCTTCCACTAGAAGGAGGTGTCTATACCTGGTTCAAAGGGCATAATCAAATAATCTCCTCAAGAGTTGATAGAATCCTGATCTCTGAAGAATGGGATGACACTTTCAGGAACATCAAGCAATCCCTCCTCCAACGACTAATCTCTGACCATGTTCCCGTGTCTTTACAATGTGGTTCTTGGGAGCACACCAAGTCATACTTCAAGTGTGATAACTGGTGGCTGAACACATAA
- the LOC107830574 gene encoding uncharacterized protein LOC107830574 isoform X1, whose protein sequence is MGFSFNQDYPNTSKRFKFLASTLKDAFSNCHSFRKSSHSTPEEDDPICDYDNEDEQVFISAVISKYMELKCRRKTNNSTDKFTWAFSPTTGDLFISARLRQKEEDNEDQEKEEREDFYSVASRLSPCSSSTSFEAFVTAKTIFSRSSSVDRIDFQDLWRHSVIQEFSHCEGWPFGLYQKALLLPPLPKSPSDSWSWRKSAGI, encoded by the exons ATGGGATTCTCTTTTAATCAAGACTATCCAAATACTTCCAAGAGATTCAAATTCCTTGCCTCAACCCTCAAGGATGCATTTTCCAACTGTCATTCCTTTCGGAAAAGTTCACATTCAACTCCAGAAGAGGATGATCCGATTTGCGACTATGATAATGAAGATGAA CAGGTATTTATATCAGCAGTGATAAGTAAATACATGGAGTTGAAATGCAGAAGAAAGACAAACAACTCAACTGATAAGTTTACCTGGGCTTTCTCTCCAACAACAGGAGATTTATTCATATCTGCAAGATTAAGACAAAAGGAGGAGGACAATGAAGatcaagaaaaggaagaaagggaAGATTTTTACTCTGTTGCTAGTCGTCTTTCTCCCTGCTCAAGTTCTACAAGTTTTGAGGCATTTGTCACAGCTAAAACAATCTTTTCTCGTTCTTCAAGCGTAGACAGGATTGACTTCCAAGATCTCTGGAGGCATTCTGTTATTCAGGAATTCTCTCACTGTGAAGGATGGCCATTTGGCCTATACCAAAAAGCCTTGTTGCTTCCACCTTTGCCAAAATCACCATCTGATTCTTGGTCATGGCGTAAGAGTGCTGGAATATAA
- the LOC107830568 gene encoding uncharacterized protein LOC107830568 isoform X1, whose translation MRSNSVHAILLILVKSRLLVFTKNSPPTFLFPFFLGGWICCKDFLIQGAMISSSNFIHKTHYEILGVKDDTDFEEIRKAYRSAILCFHPDKQQKASETSNSECLTENKFLEIQRAWETLGNPRSRALYDGELLALRQDVAIAEDVSLEDLTVQDSGDIIELSYPCRCGDYYSIDSFELADTGCSISRDGFTVSLLTSKSLPASIVLPCGSCSLKVRLLINGDTRLHRDVHL comes from the coding sequence ATGCGATCTAATTCTGTGCATGCAATCTTACTGATACTTGTAAAAAGTAGATTGTTGGTCTTCACCAAAAATTCCCCTCctacttttctttttcctttttttttaggGGGGTGGATTTGCTGTAAAGATTTTTTGATACAGGGTGCCATGATTTCGAGCAGCAACTTCATTCATAAGACTCACTATGAGATTCTAGGTGTGAAGGACGAtacagattttgaagaaatccgtAAAGCCTATCGGTCAGCCATACTTTGTTTTCATCCAGACAAGCAGCAAAAGGCATCAGAAACATCCAATTCTGAGTGTCTGACAGAAAACAAATTTTTGGAGATACAGAGAGCTTGGGAAACCCTTGGCAACCCGAGGTCACGTGCACTTTATGACGGTGAATTGCTAGCTTTGAGACAGGATGTAGCAATTGCTGAAGATGTTAGCTTAGAGGACCTTACAGTTCAAGATTCTGGTGATATTATAGagctttcttatccttgtagatgTGGTGACTActactctattgattcttttgaattGGCTGACACGGGTTGTTCAATATCCAGAGATGGGTTTACAGTCTCTTTGCTGACATCTAAATCTTTGCCAGCATCTATTGTGCTTCCTTGTGGATCTTGCTCACTTAAAGTCCGCCTACTGATTAATGGCGATACTAGGCTTCACAGAGATGTTCACTTGTAA
- the LOC107830568 gene encoding uncharacterized protein LOC107830568 isoform X2: protein MISSSNFIHKTHYEILGVKDDTDFEEIRKAYRSAILCFHPDKQQKASETSNSECLTENKFLEIQRAWETLGNPRSRALYDGELLALRQDVAIAEDVSLEDLTVQDSGDIIELSYPCRCGDYYSIDSFELADTGCSISRDGFTVSLLTSKSLPASIVLPCGSCSLKVRLLINGDTRLHRDVHL from the coding sequence ATGATTTCGAGCAGCAACTTCATTCATAAGACTCACTATGAGATTCTAGGTGTGAAGGACGAtacagattttgaagaaatccgtAAAGCCTATCGGTCAGCCATACTTTGTTTTCATCCAGACAAGCAGCAAAAGGCATCAGAAACATCCAATTCTGAGTGTCTGACAGAAAACAAATTTTTGGAGATACAGAGAGCTTGGGAAACCCTTGGCAACCCGAGGTCACGTGCACTTTATGACGGTGAATTGCTAGCTTTGAGACAGGATGTAGCAATTGCTGAAGATGTTAGCTTAGAGGACCTTACAGTTCAAGATTCTGGTGATATTATAGagctttcttatccttgtagatgTGGTGACTActactctattgattcttttgaattGGCTGACACGGGTTGTTCAATATCCAGAGATGGGTTTACAGTCTCTTTGCTGACATCTAAATCTTTGCCAGCATCTATTGTGCTTCCTTGTGGATCTTGCTCACTTAAAGTCCGCCTACTGATTAATGGCGATACTAGGCTTCACAGAGATGTTCACTTGTAA